A genomic window from Luteolibacter sp. LG18 includes:
- a CDS encoding DEAD/DEAH box helicase: protein MSEWNEPALKAAASWKAFKEGKSMLDAGLVVQAKSSPDGWTGSVRQGAKVVRLGVKVPKPGDFQVKCSCPENQASGVVCAHAVATGLALLGGVKSAASAAPAALVATKAAPPSARASKPLVPLVIRFAPNWQETLTRGRLTVTLAPDKTAAVDPADAFVTAWATHQGIASIASPVPLSLDVARLATFLEAALDHPRVFVGKERFSITADAVLPLAAPVREGDQVLLKSTAIPLVLSGHAWLMTEQSLGRIGPQAPPADLAPAFAAWAEGRPAKIPLKQLLRRAPVWEDWLALPEQSWLGDLRMVPAEPVFHLALEGSLASLTAAFTVRYPGVSPLVPGGDDDAHFPRPGAGGQWEVRHARAELEALDRLRGLGFSGGEGGRWLLVGEAAILSFFAHGLPELADWTIEQTPRLRSASSAIEVVRPRFEVLGSGEDWLAFDYGFETSGGDLVSRSEVLQWLRSGRTTRQAGGKKQILDAESALILEPLLSELEVRQEHGHFVGPRAIGELVSEFRKNRSKSKISSDFDISESPLAATLDPAVPAMLRPYQRQGIAWLVDRVQRFGGALLADDMGLGKTLQTIATIEQLFASEAAGTGPALVIAPTSLLGNWRAEFQRFAPGRTIRILHGGNRDAERDRVTPDDVVVTSYGTLARDLAWHLRGEYRVVAVDEASLMRNPDTDHAKAIAKLRARHRIALSGTPVENGVRDLWSIFRFIQPGWLGGREQFKEHYEAPLQTAPVPKAPMERLRLKTAPFILRRTKEQVASDLPSKLIIDDYCELSADQRQIYRDLVGEGGKRVDEIRQKAGTGAARLQMLTALLRLRQTCCDLALLKNERLDKLPLDRRSTKLDRLMERVHEAISGNHRILVFSQFQTQLQKIREQLQGAGIESFLLDGQTRNRQELVDRFQKPDGPPVFLISLKAGGYGLNLTAADTVIHFDPWWNPAAEAQATDRAHRIGQTRPVTVYRLLTRGTVEEKVVRLQATKRELAQAAFDESGLGDAAGWSDGDLADLLRG, encoded by the coding sequence ATGAGCGAGTGGAATGAACCGGCCCTGAAGGCCGCGGCAAGCTGGAAGGCCTTCAAGGAGGGCAAGTCCATGCTTGATGCCGGATTGGTGGTGCAGGCGAAGTCATCGCCCGATGGTTGGACCGGCAGTGTCCGGCAAGGGGCGAAGGTCGTGCGTCTCGGCGTGAAGGTGCCGAAGCCCGGTGATTTCCAGGTGAAGTGCTCGTGCCCGGAGAACCAGGCGTCCGGAGTCGTGTGCGCCCACGCCGTGGCCACCGGTCTCGCGCTTTTGGGTGGGGTGAAGTCGGCGGCGTCCGCTGCTCCGGCTGCATTGGTTGCGACGAAAGCCGCTCCGCCTTCCGCGAGGGCGTCGAAGCCGCTCGTCCCGCTGGTGATCCGTTTCGCGCCGAATTGGCAGGAGACGCTGACCCGCGGGCGACTGACGGTGACTCTGGCTCCGGACAAAACCGCGGCGGTCGATCCGGCGGATGCCTTTGTCACCGCGTGGGCGACCCATCAGGGGATCGCGTCGATCGCATCGCCGGTGCCGCTTTCGCTGGATGTGGCCCGGCTCGCCACTTTCCTTGAGGCCGCTCTCGATCACCCTCGGGTCTTTGTTGGCAAGGAGCGCTTCAGCATCACCGCCGATGCTGTCCTGCCGCTCGCTGCGCCGGTGAGGGAAGGGGATCAGGTGCTATTGAAGTCCACCGCCATCCCGCTGGTGTTGAGCGGTCATGCTTGGTTGATGACGGAGCAATCGCTCGGCCGCATCGGCCCGCAAGCCCCACCCGCCGACCTGGCTCCCGCGTTCGCTGCCTGGGCGGAGGGGCGGCCCGCGAAGATCCCGCTCAAGCAATTGCTGCGCCGCGCCCCGGTGTGGGAGGATTGGCTCGCGCTGCCGGAGCAATCGTGGCTCGGCGACCTGCGGATGGTGCCAGCCGAGCCCGTGTTTCATCTCGCGTTGGAAGGCTCGCTCGCCAGCCTCACGGCGGCCTTTACGGTTCGCTATCCCGGTGTGTCGCCCTTGGTGCCGGGCGGCGACGATGACGCTCATTTCCCGCGTCCAGGGGCAGGGGGGCAGTGGGAGGTGCGCCACGCCCGCGCTGAACTGGAGGCGCTGGATCGCCTCCGCGGTCTCGGTTTCTCCGGTGGGGAAGGCGGGCGCTGGTTGCTGGTCGGGGAGGCTGCCATTCTCAGCTTCTTCGCCCATGGTCTGCCGGAGCTTGCCGATTGGACCATCGAGCAAACCCCGCGCCTGCGCTCGGCTTCGAGCGCGATCGAGGTGGTTCGCCCGCGATTCGAGGTGCTCGGCTCCGGTGAGGACTGGCTGGCCTTCGACTACGGTTTCGAAACCTCCGGCGGGGATCTGGTGTCGCGCTCCGAAGTCCTTCAATGGCTCCGCTCCGGCCGCACCACCCGTCAGGCTGGTGGTAAGAAGCAGATCCTGGATGCGGAGTCCGCCTTGATTCTGGAGCCGCTCCTGTCCGAGTTGGAAGTCCGCCAGGAACACGGCCATTTCGTCGGCCCGAGGGCCATCGGTGAGCTGGTATCGGAATTTCGTAAAAATAGGAGCAAGTCGAAAATATCAAGCGACTTTGATATTTCAGAAAGCCCGCTTGCCGCGACCCTCGATCCCGCCGTTCCGGCGATGCTGCGGCCTTACCAGCGGCAGGGTATTGCCTGGCTCGTCGACCGCGTCCAGCGCTTCGGCGGGGCCCTGCTGGCGGACGACATGGGCCTCGGCAAGACCCTCCAGACCATCGCCACCATCGAGCAATTGTTCGCCAGTGAAGCCGCCGGCACCGGGCCCGCGCTGGTGATCGCGCCGACCTCCTTGCTGGGCAATTGGCGGGCCGAGTTCCAGCGTTTCGCCCCGGGTCGCACCATCCGTATCCTGCATGGCGGCAACCGTGATGCCGAGCGCGACCGGGTCACGCCGGACGATGTGGTGGTCACCAGTTATGGTACGCTCGCACGCGACCTGGCTTGGCACCTCCGTGGGGAATACCGGGTCGTCGCCGTGGACGAGGCCAGCCTGATGCGGAATCCGGACACCGATCACGCCAAGGCCATCGCCAAGCTCCGCGCCCGCCACCGGATCGCCCTCAGCGGCACCCCGGTCGAAAACGGCGTGCGCGACCTGTGGTCGATCTTCCGGTTCATCCAGCCCGGCTGGCTCGGTGGTCGTGAGCAGTTCAAGGAGCACTACGAAGCTCCGTTGCAGACCGCACCCGTGCCGAAGGCTCCGATGGAGCGGCTGCGTCTGAAAACCGCGCCCTTCATCCTGCGCCGCACCAAGGAACAGGTGGCGTCCGATCTGCCCTCGAAGCTGATCATCGACGACTACTGCGAGCTCTCCGCCGACCAGCGCCAGATCTACCGCGACCTCGTTGGCGAGGGCGGCAAGCGGGTCGACGAAATCCGCCAGAAGGCCGGCACCGGGGCGGCGCGCCTTCAAATGCTCACCGCCTTGCTGCGCCTCCGCCAGACCTGCTGCGACCTCGCGCTGCTCAAAAACGAGCGCCTCGACAAGCTCCCGCTCGATCGCCGCTCCACCAAACTCGATCGCCTCATGGAGCGGGTGCATGAGGCGATTTCGGGCAATCATCGAATACTGGTGTTCAGTCAGTTCCAGACACAGTTACAAAAAATCCGCGAACAACTCCAAGGCGCTGGAATCGAGTCCTTTTTGCTCGATGGCCAGACCCGGAACCGCCAGGAACTGGTCGATCGCTTCCAGAAACCGGACGGCCCGCCGGTCTTCCTGATCAGCCTGAAGGCCGGGGGCTACGGCCTCAATCTCACCGCGGCCGACACCGTGATCCATTTCGATCCGTGGTGGAATCCCGCCGCCGAAGCCCAGGCCACCGACCGCGCCCATCGCATCGGCCAGACCCGCCCGGTGACCGTCTACCGGTTGCTCACGCGCGGCACCGTCGAGGAGAAGGTTGTTCGCCTCCAGGCCACCAAGCGCGAGCTTGCGCAAGCCGCCTTCGATGAGTCCGGTCTCGGCGACGCCGCCGGCTGGTCCGATGGCGATCTCGCCGATTTGCTTCGTGGGTGA
- the guaB gene encoding IMP dehydrogenase, translating to MAEISLGLSFDDVLLVPALSEVLPGEADLSTHVTAGIPLHIPVVSAAMDTVSESELAIALAREGGIGVIHRACPIDEQATMVSRVKRSENAVILKPYTVRKEQSVEEVRAIMAEHGFSGFPVVDSEGRLEGMVTGRDVRYLDSADTRVADVMTKHDKLITAPPTTSLEEARRILYQNRIEKLPLIDGSGKLVGLITGSDIEKRITFTNAAKDPAGRLRCGAAVGVGPDCTDRGQALIDAGADALFIDAATGHTSRVMDVIGKLRSLSDRPVVAGNVVTLQGAKDLVAAGASAIKVGVGPGSICTTRVIAGVGMPQFTAIRNVADYCREHGVKVIADGGIRYSGDVVKALAAGADLVMLGSLLAGTRESPGQSVYYQGRRFKTYRGMGSLGAMKKGSGDRYAQNSSGKLVAEGVEGRVPYKGPLSDVVFQLMGGLKSGMGYVGASSLQELRDRAEFVQITSGGLRESHVHDIVMTEEPTNYQPLS from the coding sequence ATGGCGGAGATTTCTCTCGGACTTTCCTTTGATGATGTGCTTTTGGTTCCGGCGTTGAGCGAAGTGCTCCCCGGTGAGGCGGACCTTTCCACGCACGTGACGGCGGGCATCCCGCTGCACATTCCGGTCGTTTCGGCCGCGATGGACACGGTGTCCGAATCCGAACTGGCGATCGCCCTGGCCCGTGAGGGTGGCATCGGCGTGATCCACCGCGCCTGCCCGATCGACGAGCAGGCCACGATGGTGTCCCGCGTGAAGCGTTCCGAAAACGCCGTCATCCTGAAGCCCTACACCGTCCGCAAGGAGCAGAGCGTGGAGGAAGTCCGCGCGATCATGGCGGAACACGGTTTCTCCGGTTTCCCGGTGGTCGATTCCGAGGGTCGTCTGGAAGGCATGGTCACCGGCCGTGACGTGCGTTACTTGGACAGCGCGGACACCCGCGTGGCCGACGTGATGACGAAGCACGACAAGCTGATCACCGCGCCGCCGACCACCAGCCTCGAGGAGGCCCGCCGCATTCTCTACCAGAACCGCATCGAGAAGCTCCCGCTCATCGATGGCAGCGGCAAGCTCGTGGGCCTCATCACCGGCTCCGACATCGAGAAGCGCATCACCTTCACCAATGCCGCCAAGGATCCGGCCGGCCGCCTCCGCTGCGGTGCCGCCGTGGGCGTGGGCCCGGATTGCACGGACCGCGGCCAGGCGCTCATCGACGCGGGCGCGGACGCGCTCTTCATCGATGCGGCCACCGGCCACACCTCCCGCGTGATGGACGTAATCGGCAAACTCCGCTCGTTGTCCGATCGCCCTGTCGTGGCGGGCAACGTGGTGACCCTCCAGGGCGCGAAGGATCTCGTCGCCGCCGGTGCCAGCGCCATCAAGGTGGGCGTGGGTCCGGGTTCGATCTGCACCACCCGCGTGATCGCCGGGGTGGGCATGCCGCAGTTCACCGCCATCCGCAACGTGGCCGACTACTGCCGCGAGCACGGCGTGAAGGTCATCGCCGACGGCGGTATCCGCTACTCCGGTGACGTGGTGAAGGCGCTCGCCGCCGGTGCCGACCTGGTGATGCTCGGTTCGCTGCTCGCGGGCACCCGCGAGAGCCCCGGCCAGAGCGTTTACTACCAGGGCCGCCGGTTCAAAACCTACCGCGGCATGGGTTCGCTCGGCGCGATGAAGAAGGGCTCCGGCGACCGCTACGCGCAGAACAGCTCCGGCAAGCTCGTCGCCGAGGGCGTCGAGGGCCGTGTCCCCTACAAGGGCCCGCTATCCGACGTGGTGTTCCAGCTCATGGGCGGCCTGAAGTCCGGCATGGGCTACGTGGGTGCCTCCTCGCTGCAGGAGCTCCGCGACCGCGCCGAGTTCGTCCAGATCACCAGCGGCGGCCTCCGCGAAAGCCACGTCCATGACATCGTCATGACCGAGGAGCCGACCAACTACCAGCCGCTGAGCTGA
- the guaA gene encoding glutamine-hydrolyzing GMP synthase, with translation MNHVAVLDFGSQYTQLIVRRVRELGYFAKLYAIEDFPNIGKPGAIILSGGPRSTSEPDAPDLDFEALKGFGVPVLGVCYGMQLLNIKFGGTVASSNRREYGPAALTTVAGEELYEGVSQDSQVWMSHSDTVKNLPECAKVIATNQHGTPVSLKWGDSFYGIQFHPEVTHSHQGIRILHNFLLQCGELAPFHIEDFKRELIENIRTTVGQKQVVCGVSGGVDSTVLAVLLNEAGVNVRAIFVDQGLMRKDEGDEVRNNFHRMGVAIETVDASERFLTALAGVDDPEKKRKIIGELFVDVFWDAVGNAEMLAQGTLYPDVIESASNAKSKASKIKTHHNRVDRILELQEQGKVLEPLAELFKDEVRALGTSLGIPQDILMRHPFPGPGLAVRCPGIITEDRLEIIRECDAIFISRLKEYGWYDKVWQAYAGLVPVKTVGVKGDERSYEWAITLRAVVSEDAMTADWVELPSALLRETSNRILNEVKGVNRVLYDISTKPPASIEWE, from the coding sequence ATCAACCACGTCGCCGTTCTCGATTTCGGCTCGCAATACACCCAGCTCATCGTCCGCCGCGTGCGGGAACTCGGCTATTTCGCCAAGCTCTACGCCATCGAGGACTTCCCGAACATCGGCAAGCCCGGCGCGATCATCCTTTCCGGCGGTCCCCGCAGCACCAGTGAGCCGGATGCTCCGGATCTCGATTTCGAGGCGCTGAAGGGCTTCGGCGTGCCGGTGCTCGGCGTGTGCTACGGCATGCAGCTTCTCAACATCAAGTTCGGGGGCACCGTGGCCTCCAGCAACCGCCGCGAATACGGTCCGGCCGCGCTGACCACCGTGGCGGGCGAGGAACTCTACGAGGGCGTGTCCCAGGATTCGCAGGTGTGGATGAGCCACTCGGACACGGTGAAGAACCTGCCGGAGTGCGCCAAGGTGATCGCCACCAACCAGCACGGCACCCCGGTGTCGCTGAAATGGGGCGACAGTTTCTACGGCATCCAGTTCCATCCGGAGGTGACCCACAGCCACCAGGGCATCCGCATCCTCCACAACTTCCTCCTCCAGTGCGGCGAGCTCGCTCCGTTCCACATCGAGGACTTCAAGCGCGAGCTGATCGAGAACATCCGCACCACCGTGGGCCAGAAGCAGGTCGTCTGCGGCGTTTCCGGCGGCGTGGACAGCACCGTGCTCGCCGTGCTGCTGAACGAGGCCGGCGTGAATGTCCGCGCGATCTTCGTGGACCAGGGCCTGATGCGGAAGGACGAGGGCGACGAGGTGCGCAACAACTTCCACCGCATGGGCGTGGCGATCGAGACCGTCGATGCCTCGGAGCGTTTCCTCACCGCGCTGGCCGGAGTCGATGACCCGGAGAAAAAGCGCAAGATCATCGGCGAGCTGTTCGTCGACGTGTTCTGGGACGCCGTCGGCAATGCCGAGATGCTCGCGCAGGGCACGCTCTATCCGGACGTGATCGAAAGCGCCTCGAACGCCAAGTCGAAGGCCTCCAAGATCAAGACCCACCACAACCGCGTGGACCGCATCCTGGAACTCCAGGAGCAGGGCAAGGTGCTGGAGCCGCTGGCGGAACTCTTCAAGGACGAGGTCCGCGCGCTGGGCACCTCGCTCGGCATCCCGCAGGACATCCTGATGCGCCACCCGTTCCCGGGCCCCGGCCTCGCGGTGCGCTGCCCGGGCATCATCACCGAGGACCGCCTGGAGATCATCCGCGAGTGCGACGCCATCTTCATCTCCCGCCTCAAGGAATACGGCTGGTATGACAAGGTGTGGCAGGCCTACGCCGGTCTGGTGCCGGTGAAGACCGTGGGCGTGAAGGGCGACGAGCGTTCCTACGAGTGGGCGATCACCCTGCGTGCCGTGGTGTCCGAGGACGCCATGACCGCCGATTGGGTGGAGCTCCCCAGCGCGCTGCTGCGTGAAACCAGCAACCGCATCCTCAACGAGGTGAAGGGCGTCAACCGCGTCCTCTACGACATCTCGACCAAGCCCCCGGCATCGATCGAGTGGGAATAA
- a CDS encoding cobalamin-dependent protein (Presence of a B(12) (cobalamin)-binding domain implies dependence on cobalamin itself, in one of its several forms, or in some unusual lineages, dependence on a cobalamin-like analog.) — MLTAVPLCDGHDSAITAVNLELIRHGVEVVYLGFHRSVADIVRAAVQEDVAAVGISSYNGGHIEFFREVAAGLKASGRPEIGLFGGGGGTITPEDAERMHAEGTDRIFLAGASFDDMTTYVRERYQRTLALPERIEVREPAGLARLISCLESGADIPPPSRGPAKVVGITGPGGAGKTTLIDELTRQYLASHPGHRVAILSHDPSTLHQGALLGDRATMVYAQDDRVFLRSMATRGRQGGLSPATEPVLAWLSSAEAGFDLVLVETVGIGQEALPFPDVMVDRRILVMNTDYGARLQLQKIAMLEAADVVAANKQDRPGSEAAAMEIRRHLDALAAGKPLIRTVASRHEDAGVAALLDYLERS, encoded by the coding sequence GTGCTCACCGCCGTCCCGTTGTGCGACGGCCATGACAGCGCGATCACCGCGGTCAATCTGGAGCTGATCCGCCACGGCGTGGAGGTGGTTTATCTCGGCTTCCACCGCTCGGTGGCGGACATCGTCCGCGCGGCGGTGCAGGAGGATGTGGCAGCGGTGGGGATCTCCAGCTACAACGGCGGACACATCGAATTTTTTCGCGAGGTCGCCGCGGGATTGAAAGCGTCCGGACGTCCGGAGATCGGGTTGTTCGGCGGCGGGGGCGGCACGATCACGCCCGAGGACGCGGAGCGGATGCACGCCGAGGGCACCGACCGGATCTTCCTCGCCGGGGCTTCGTTCGATGACATGACAACCTACGTCCGCGAGCGCTACCAACGGACCCTGGCGCTGCCGGAGCGGATCGAGGTTCGGGAACCGGCGGGTCTTGCTCGGCTCATCAGTTGCCTGGAGTCCGGGGCGGACATCCCGCCTCCATCCCGGGGTCCGGCGAAAGTCGTCGGGATCACCGGTCCCGGCGGAGCGGGGAAGACCACGCTGATCGATGAACTGACCCGCCAGTATCTCGCCAGCCATCCCGGCCACCGGGTGGCGATCCTTTCGCACGATCCGAGCACGCTCCACCAGGGGGCGTTGCTGGGCGATCGCGCGACGATGGTTTACGCGCAGGACGACCGAGTGTTCCTGCGCAGCATGGCGACGCGCGGTCGTCAGGGCGGGCTCTCTCCCGCCACCGAGCCGGTCCTGGCGTGGCTGTCCTCGGCGGAGGCGGGCTTCGACCTGGTGCTGGTGGAAACCGTGGGCATCGGCCAGGAGGCGCTGCCGTTTCCGGATGTCATGGTCGACCGGCGGATTCTGGTGATGAACACCGACTACGGCGCGCGTCTCCAGCTCCAGAAGATCGCGATGCTGGAAGCCGCGGATGTGGTGGCGGCGAACAAGCAGGACCGCCCGGGCAGCGAGGCCGCGGCCATGGAGATCCGCCGTCATCTTGATGCTCTCGCCGCCGGTAAGCCGCTCATCCGCACGGTTGCCAGCAGGCACGAGGATGCCGGAGTCGCGGCGTTGTTGGACTACCTCGAACGCTCATGA
- a CDS encoding methylmalonyl-CoA mutase family protein translates to MSTLKDITEAVRRFNDSVEERVAAVRVDRIKGDEVMAQWQAIRKTVEVVETPTGLKLPRLALPELDEAGAVVRFLHGEGLPGVFPYVSSAYPELYLDPLAGPRSEEPTRLFAGLGLAEDTNERFHLLTKNQRSHRMSTAFDGPTLYGMDSDEPGVFGKIGEGGVAIDTVEDMEKLYAGFDLTAASTSVSMTINGPAPTILAMFVAAAKRRFGTDAQAKLRGTVQADILKEVQAQNEVLFPVEDSLRFLLDMCVHCVERMPRWYPVSISGYHISQAGATPVQQAAFTLSNGFAYVEMLRARGLEVDTFAPRLSFFLDCSLDVEFVALARVCRKLWAIGMRDVFGATERGQSFKLHTQTSGRSLVSAEFKNNLTRTALELLLACLNGTNSCHSNSADEPFTTPTEEYARLASHAQSILLEESGLFRHTMNLLAGSPGMKQVERAVEQAILAEFETIDRLGGVLEAMEQRYQRSSIQAAGHRYERQILEGARPVIGVNRYWNDDPPPAPVLVRISDERKRQQVERLGDFKRRNAAVAPAALERLTRVVREGGNVFAELIETVECCSLGQVTEALQDTVGRFRPLV, encoded by the coding sequence ATGAGCACGCTCAAGGACATCACGGAAGCCGTCCGCCGGTTCAATGATTCGGTGGAGGAACGGGTGGCCGCGGTGAGGGTGGATCGTATCAAAGGCGACGAGGTGATGGCGCAATGGCAGGCAATCCGGAAGACCGTGGAGGTGGTTGAAACTCCCACCGGCTTGAAGCTGCCGCGCCTGGCCCTGCCGGAGCTGGACGAGGCGGGCGCGGTGGTCCGGTTCCTTCATGGCGAGGGGCTTCCGGGAGTATTCCCATATGTGTCGTCGGCATACCCGGAGCTGTATCTCGATCCATTGGCGGGTCCCCGCAGCGAGGAGCCGACCCGTTTGTTCGCCGGACTTGGACTGGCGGAGGACACCAACGAGCGCTTTCACCTGCTGACGAAGAACCAGCGCTCGCATCGCATGAGCACGGCCTTCGATGGCCCGACGCTCTACGGCATGGACAGCGATGAACCGGGCGTGTTCGGCAAGATCGGCGAAGGCGGGGTGGCGATCGACACGGTGGAGGACATGGAAAAGCTCTACGCCGGATTCGATCTCACCGCGGCCTCGACCTCGGTCTCGATGACCATCAACGGACCCGCGCCCACCATTCTCGCGATGTTCGTGGCGGCGGCGAAACGGCGCTTTGGAACGGACGCCCAGGCGAAGCTGCGCGGTACCGTGCAGGCGGATATTCTCAAGGAGGTGCAGGCTCAGAACGAGGTGCTGTTTCCGGTGGAGGACTCGCTGCGGTTCCTTTTGGACATGTGTGTCCATTGTGTCGAGCGGATGCCGCGCTGGTATCCGGTTTCCATCAGTGGCTACCATATCTCCCAGGCCGGGGCCACGCCGGTGCAGCAGGCGGCGTTCACCTTGTCGAATGGCTTCGCCTACGTGGAGATGCTGCGGGCGCGAGGTCTGGAGGTGGACACGTTCGCGCCGCGGCTGTCGTTCTTCCTCGATTGCTCGCTGGACGTCGAGTTCGTGGCGCTGGCCCGTGTTTGCCGGAAGCTGTGGGCGATCGGCATGCGGGATGTGTTCGGAGCGACGGAGCGCGGGCAATCGTTCAAGCTCCACACCCAGACCAGCGGTCGCTCGCTGGTGTCCGCCGAATTCAAAAACAACCTGACGCGCACCGCGCTGGAGCTGCTGCTGGCCTGCCTCAACGGCACAAACTCCTGCCACAGCAACAGCGCCGATGAACCCTTCACCACGCCCACCGAGGAATACGCGCGGCTGGCCTCGCACGCGCAATCGATCCTCCTGGAGGAAAGCGGTTTGTTCCGCCACACGATGAACCTGCTCGCGGGATCACCGGGAATGAAACAGGTGGAGCGTGCGGTGGAGCAGGCGATCCTCGCCGAGTTTGAAACCATCGACCGCCTCGGTGGCGTGCTGGAGGCGATGGAGCAGCGTTACCAGCGATCCTCGATCCAGGCGGCGGGTCATCGTTACGAGCGCCAGATACTCGAGGGTGCCCGGCCCGTGATCGGGGTGAACCGCTATTGGAACGACGATCCTCCGCCGGCACCGGTGCTGGTCCGCATCTCGGACGAACGGAAGCGGCAGCAGGTGGAGCGGCTGGGGGATTTCAAGCGCAGGAATGCCGCGGTCGCTCCCGCCGCATTGGAGCGTCTCACTCGGGTGGTCCGCGAGGGCGGCAACGTGTTCGCAGAATTGATCGAAACCGTGGAATGCTGCTCGCTCGGCCAGGTCACCGAGGCCCTGCAGGACACGGTGGGGCGTTTCAGGCCGCTGGTGTGA
- a CDS encoding addiction module protein gives MAMDLQVLEEEALKLPPLEKIQLAELLYASLEPERDRLWAEKVSGELDSRWTAYQSGEMKTTEGFEFLSRIEARSHK, from the coding sequence ATGGCCATGGATCTCCAAGTTCTGGAAGAAGAGGCGCTGAAACTGCCGCCCTTGGAAAAGATCCAATTGGCGGAGCTGCTATACGCCAGTTTGGAACCGGAGCGCGACCGTCTCTGGGCTGAAAAGGTGAGCGGGGAATTGGATTCCAGATGGACGGCCTATCAAAGTGGTGAAATGAAAACCACCGAGGGATTTGAATTCCTCTCGCGCATCGAGGCCCGATCCCACAAGTGA